A genomic segment from Phragmites australis chromosome 6, lpPhrAust1.1, whole genome shotgun sequence encodes:
- the LOC133922075 gene encoding zinc finger protein GAI-ASSOCIATED FACTOR 1-like yields the protein MSHTLEEESPNNFQQQAKLEGCAAGSSKGDTVMPVVKKRRGHPGNLDPDVEVVALSPKTLLATNRYICEVCHKGFQRDQNLQLHRRGHNLPWKLKQRSSTEANKKVYVCPEITCPHHDASRALGDLTGIKKHYSRKHGEKKWKCDRCSKKYAVQSDWKAHTKICGTKEYRCDCGTIFSRKDSFITHRAFCDALAEDNSKVNHTLATMVGSLHGQQQDIFSHGIPSFTASPTDVIANLSCNDHNSDSHLRTMSPYALITRNTALFSNQISPKDSGFPLDGSASSYPYMSMNSPYMSATALLQKAAEMGAKTSHDPISPLLLKSFPSNVTRDHMDISSVSQGDSLGNSAANSVGIKTAEDEGSYMSGRSNILMNSPWTSSCMRPTTVPLIGLMNHPFAMSAEKEIPSIFPESQTQHNRQENISGVGDAALTQDFLGLGGSGNLDMSSETYNADVTALSYSDEQQKPQEHIYSYHQSSLDSAALGNPIWES from the exons ATGTCACACACGTTGGAGGAAGAATCCCCGAACAATTTCCAGCAGCAAGCGAAGCTTGAAGGTTGCGCAGCTGGGTCAAGCAAAGGTGATACTGTCATGCCTGTAGTGAAAAAGAGACGAGGTCATCCAGGAAATCTAG ATCCTGATGTAGAAGTAGTGGCTTTGTCACCTAAGACCCTCCTTGCAACAAACAGATACATATGTGAGGTCTGCCATAAGGGCTTCCAGAGAGACCAGAACCTCCAGCTCCACAGGAGAGGCCATAACCTACCATGGAAGCTGAAACAGAGAAGCAGCACTGAAGCCAATAAGAAGGTGTATGTCTGCCCGGAGATCACCTGCCCTCATCATGATGCAAGCCGGGCTTTGGGTGATCTCACAGGCATAAAAAAGCACTACTCCAGGAAGCATGGGGAGAAGAAGTGGAAGTGCGATAGGTGTTCAAAGAAGTATGCTGTCCAATCGGACTGGAAGGCTCACACAAAGATATGTGGCACAAAGGAGTACCGATGTGACTGTGGAACAATCTTCTCAAG aaaggACAGTTTCATCACACATCGAGCCTTCTGCGATGCATTGGCTGAAGACAACTCCAAGGTTAACCACACTCTTGCTACAATGGTAGGAAGTCTGCATGGTCAGCAGCAGGACATCTTTTCGCATGGAATACCTAGCTTCACTGCTTCACCAACAGATGTGATCGCAAACTTGTCTTGCAATGACCATAATTCAGACAGCCATCTGAGAACTATGTCCCCTTATGCTCTCATTACAAGGAACACAGCATTGTTTTCCAACCAGATATCACCCAAGGATTCAGGTTTTCCACTTGATGGCAGCGCATCGAGCTACCCTTACATGTCCATGAACTCTCCATACATGTCTGCAACTGCACTGCTACAGAAAGCAGCAGAGATGGGAGCAAAGACCAGCCATGATCCTATATCGCCGTTACTTCTAAAAAGTTTCCCAAGTAATGTGACTAGAGATCATATGGACATATCTAGTGTAAGCCAAGGGGACTCCCTAGGGAATTCAGCTGCTAATAGTGTTGGCATCAAGACAGCTGAAGATGAGGGCTCTTACATGAGTGGTCGCAGTAACATTCTGATGAACTCACCATGGACAAGCAGCTGCATGAGACCTACTACAGTGCCCTTAATTGGACTAATGAACCATCCATTTGCCATGAGCGCAGAAAAGGAGATCCCCAGCATTTTTCCTGAAAGTCAGACTCAGCACAACAGACAGGAAAACATTTCAGGGGTAGGAGATGCTGCCTTAACCCAAGACTTTCTAGGTTTAGGAGGCAGTGGGAATTTGGATATGAGTTCTGAGACCTACAACGCGGATGTGACAGCATTAAGCTATTCTGACGAGCAACAGAAGCCTCAGGAGCATATCTATTCTTACCATCAGTCATCTCTTGACTCTGCTGCACTGGGAAACCCCATTTGGGAATCCTAA